A region of the Pantanalinema sp. genome:
TCTTCGATGAGAGCAAGGACCCCCAGCGCCGCGAGCACGCGGCCTACGCCATCGGCTGGTGCTACGAGCGTCTCGCCAACCCCGCCCGTGCCATCTGGTCCTGGAAGGAGGCCGCGCGCCTCTTCCCCGAAAGCCTCCAGGCCAAGCCCGCCCGCCTGATGCTCGCCAACCAGTACCTGCGCCTGGGCAAGCCTCTCTTGGCGGCCGACGAGCTCCGCGCGCTGGCCACCAGCACCCAGGACCTCGAGCTCGCGGCACGCGCCCAGTTCGTCGCGGGCGAGGGCTACGCCGCGGTGGGCAACTGGAAGCTCGCCGGCGCGGCCTACGCCATGGTCAAGCCCGGCACCCGCTGGAGCGAGCCTGCCGAGTACGGCGAGGCCTACGCCCGCTGGCAATCAGGAGACGCCAAGGGCGCCAAGCCCGCCATGGAGCGGTGGCTCTCGAAGTATCCCAAGAGCGCCTCTCGTCCGGCCGTGCTCTACGCGCTGGGCCGGGTCCACCTCGAGCTCGCCAACCCCGCCCAGGCCCGGGCCTCCTTCGAGAAGGCGGTCGCCGAGCCGGGATCGGGCTCGTACGAGGAGCTGAGCCTCTTCGGGCTTGCCGAGCTCGACTACAACGACGGCCGCTTTCCCGCCTGCATCGAGCGCGCCAGGCGCCTGCTCTCGGGCTACCCCGAGTCGGCCCAGCGGGGACCGACTCGCTGGCTCTTGGCCGAGAGCCTCCTGTCGCTCAAGCGCTACGACGAGGCGATCGCCATCTACACCGACCTCGCCAAGCGCGAAGGCGATCTGGCCTTTTTGGAGGGCAAGGGCGACGCGGTCACCTTCCGGCTCGGCCTCGCCCACTTCCGCACCGAGGAGTACGCGGCGGCGGCCTCGTACCTCAAGGACGTGACCGACGGCCGCTACGGCCAGGAGGCCCTGTACTGGCTCGCCGAGGCCACCTACCGCACGGGCGACTACGCCGGGGCGCTCGCCCACTACGCCCGCTTCCTCAAGGCATACCCCGGCGCGGAGAAAGCCCCCGAGGCGGCCTACGGCCAGGCCTACAGCGCCTACCAGCTCAAGCGCTACGACGAGGCCCGCAGGCTCTTCAAGCAGGCCGGCGACACCCTCAAGGCCGCGCCGCTTCGCCAGGACGCCATGCTGCGCCTGGGCTCCCTCCAGCTCAGCGCCCACGACTGGGGCGCCGCCGAGTCGACCTACGCCTCGCTCTACGGCAGCCAGCTTTCGGTCGAGGCCCTGCCCGACGTCCTTCTGGGCCTCGCGTGGGCGACCTACCGCAAGGGCAACGCAGCAGAGGCCCTCAAGCTCGCGGACTCCTTTTCCGAGCGCTTCGGCGGCCACTCCAAGCTGAACCGGGTGCGCGCGATCGCAGGCCAGGCCGCCTTCCGGCTGGGCAAGTATCCCGAGGCGGTCTCGCGCTTCGAGGCGATCCTGAAGGATCCCAAGGCCGGCGCCGAGGAGCGCGCGGACGCCCAGGCCCGCATCGGGGCCGCCTACTTCAACGCGGCGCAGTACGACCAGGCCGCGGACACCTACCAGGCCATCTACGCCGACGGCAACCGCCCCAAGGCCGAGCGCGAGCAGATCGCCCAGCCCCTGGTCCAGGCCCGGATCGCCAAGGGCGACTGGGACGAGGCCCGGCGCGTCGCCCTCGAGGCGACCGGCTCGGCCTGGGCCGGCGACGCCCTCGGCCGCATCGCCCAGGGCTACCTGGACAAGGGGCGCGCCGAGGAGGCGATCGGCGCCCTGGACGCCATCGAGAGCCCCACCCTCGAGCAGCGTCATCTGCTCGCCATGGCCTACTTCGCGGCCTCGAACACCGAGGCGGGGCTCGCGACCCTCGATGCCCTCTGCCGCGTGAGCGGCCCTCAGCAGATCGCATGGACCCTGGAGCTCGCCGATCGCTACCTTGCCGCCAACGAGCCGGCCCGGGCCAGGGAGGCCTACGCCCTTCTGGCCAAGCTCCAGCCCGGTCACCCGGCGGTGCTCAAGGGGGCGGTGGCGGTGGCGACCGCCTACGCCAAGGACGGCCGCGACCAGCTCGCCCTCGACGCCTACCGGGAGCTCGCCAAGCGCTTCTCGTCGCGGCTTGACGTGGCCTCGGTCGCCTACCTGCGCATCGGCCAGATCGAGCTCAAGCGCGGCAACCACGCCGACGCGGCCGTGGCCTACCGCCAGGCCGAGAAGGCGAGCCCCGCGGGCTCGCTCGGGGCCGTGCAGGCCCGCTACTGGCTGGGCTACGCCCTGGTGGCGGGAAAGCGCTTCGAGGACGCCGCCGCCGAGCTCTCCAAGCTCAAGGTGCCGAGCACGGTGGGGCGCGAGTGGCAGGCGCTCGCCTGGCTCAAGCAGGGCGAGGCCTACGAGCACCTGCGCCGCTGGAAGGACGCCGAGAAGCTGTACCGTCAGGTGGCCGGCACCACTTCGCTGCCCGCGGCCGAGCGCAAGGAGGCGAGCGATCGCCTCAAGTGGATCGACCAGAACGTGAACAGGAGGTAGCCGTGAAGCGCTGGATCGTTACGACCTGCACGGCCTTCGCGCTCGCCGGCACCCTGGCCGTCGGAGCCCAGGCGGCACCGGGCACGGCGAAGGCTGCGCCCAAGCCCAGCCTCGAGAATGCCGAGAAGTTGCCGGTGGATTTGCCCTCGGTCCTCATCCGGGGCGAGGACGAGACGGCCGGGC
Encoded here:
- a CDS encoding tetratricopeptide repeat protein — its product is APAAFAAIASPGPTDWPRLEALIRHQAFEVARQTLQGDLAALHGEDREHGRFLLGYAERRLGNPRAAREHFGAIPPHSLWHPRAQKELVLLERAEGRHDAADATLARLLPQLTGPEKDDAGLELADDRFARGAFEPALAAYQAVFDESKDPQRREHAAYAIGWCYERLANPARAIWSWKEAARLFPESLQAKPARLMLANQYLRLGKPLLAADELRALATSTQDLELAARAQFVAGEGYAAVGNWKLAGAAYAMVKPGTRWSEPAEYGEAYARWQSGDAKGAKPAMERWLSKYPKSASRPAVLYALGRVHLELANPAQARASFEKAVAEPGSGSYEELSLFGLAELDYNDGRFPACIERARRLLSGYPESAQRGPTRWLLAESLLSLKRYDEAIAIYTDLAKREGDLAFLEGKGDAVTFRLGLAHFRTEEYAAAASYLKDVTDGRYGQEALYWLAEATYRTGDYAGALAHYARFLKAYPGAEKAPEAAYGQAYSAYQLKRYDEARRLFKQAGDTLKAAPLRQDAMLRLGSLQLSAHDWGAAESTYASLYGSQLSVEALPDVLLGLAWATYRKGNAAEALKLADSFSERFGGHSKLNRVRAIAGQAAFRLGKYPEAVSRFEAILKDPKAGAEERADAQARIGAAYFNAAQYDQAADTYQAIYADGNRPKAEREQIAQPLVQARIAKGDWDEARRVALEATGSAWAGDALGRIAQGYLDKGRAEEAIGALDAIESPTLEQRHLLAMAYFAASNTEAGLATLDALCRVSGPQQIAWTLELADRYLAANEPARAREAYALLAKLQPGHPAVLKGAVAVATAYAKDGRDQLALDAYRELAKRFSSRLDVASVAYLRIGQIELKRGNHADAAVAYRQAEKASPAGSLGAVQARYWLGYALVAGKRFEDAAAELSKLKVPSTVGREWQALAWLKQGEAYEHLRRWKDAEKLYRQVAGTTSLPAAERKEASDRLKWIDQNVNRR